The Haloprofundus salinisoli region GCGTCGGTGACGCCGCGGCCGCTGCCGTGCATCGCGTCGTAGACGACGGTCGTCCCCGAGAGGTCCGCTTCGACGAGGTCGCGGGCGTGGTCGGCGTGCTCGGAGACGAAGTCGACGCGCCGCACCTCGCCGCGGTCGTCGACGGGGTCGCGCGGTTCCGCGAGACGCTCCTCGACGGCCATCGTCACCTCCGGGAGCGCGGGCGCGCCGTTCTCGGGGATGAACTTCACGCCGTTGTACTCCGGCGGGTTGTGCGACGCCGTCACCATCAGCGCGCCCGAGAGACTGCGCGAGACGATGTTCCACGCGAGAACGGGCGTCGGGCAGTCGCGTTCCGGCAGCAGAACGTTGAACCCGTTGTCCGCGAGCACCTCGGCGAGACTCTCGGCGAATCCGGGCGAGGACTCGCGGGCGTCGTAGCCGACGGCGACGGGGTCGTCGTACCCCTCGTCGCGGAGGTAGTCGGCGACGGCCTGTCCGACGATGCGGACTCGGTCGTCGGTGAACGTATCGAGCGTCGCTCGCCATCCGTCGGTTCCGAAAGAGATCGCGTCCATACGGTTACGTCCCGGGCAGCGGCAAAAAAACCACCTGCAGGCTTCGAGTCGAAACGGCGGGCGACGAACCGAACGCCGCGGTGGGCGGGCGAGCTCGGCGTGTCAACGACCAGACGGCATATGCGACCGTTCAATGCCCTTTTGAGCGCTCGTACCGAAACGAAAGTAATGACACGCGTCGTCGCAGTGTCCGGGAGTCGCCGTGACGGAAGCTACACCCGCGAGGCACTGAAGTATGCGCTGAACGCCGCCGCCGAGACCGGCGTCGAAACCGACTTCATCGACCTCGGTGCGGTCGACCTCCCGCTCTACCACCCCGACAAAGACGAACAAGGCGAGTCCGCCGACCTCATGCGCCGCATGCGCGAGGCCGACGGCGTCCTCCTCGGGTCGCCGGTCTACCACGGGTCGTACTCCTCGACGTTTCGCAGTTTCCACGACTACTGCTCGTTCGACGAGTACGAGGACACGGTCGTCGGTCTGCTGGCCACTGCCGGCGGCGGCTCCTACGGGAGCACGCTCGAACACATGCGCAGCACGGTCCGCGGCGTCCACGGCTACGTCGTCCCGAACCAGGTCGGCATCCGCAAAGCCTACGAGAAGTTCGAGGGCCGAAGCGAGCCGGCGACGAACGGGCAACCGGCGTACGAACTCGTCGACGAAGCGCTCGAAGAGCGAATCGAGAAACTCGGTCGAACGGTGGCCGAACACGCACGACAGATGAGCGCCGGGAACAGTCCGTTCACGAGCGAGTGAGCGTCGATGGCCGCAATCGCGGAGGTCCGGTCGCGCAGCGTCCGAACGCGGCCGAGCGTGTAGGGGATGTCCGTCCTCTGGAGGAAGTCGTGACACGACAGACGGCCGTTCAGTCGCCGTCGACGAGGCGCTCCTTCTGTCGCCGCGAGAGCTGTTTTATCTCGTACTCCCGCCGCATCGCGGCGGATTTCGAGGGGTACGACTCCGAGTGGACGAGTTCGACCGGCGTCCGACCGCGGGTGTACTTCGCACCGTCGCCCGCGTCGTGCTCGGCGACGCGTCGCTGTACGTCGGTCGTGTAGCCGGTGTAGTAACTGCCGTCGGCGCACTCGACGACGTAGACGTAGTGCACAGACCGACGCAGACGGCGGCAGCGCTAAACGGCGTCGGTTCGGCGTAGAAGGCTTCGCGTGGTGGTGAGTTACGTTTCGCGGGCGCTACCGACGGCTTGCGCGATAAGACCGGCCTGCGCGCCCGCGACGAACCCGGCGTCGACGTTGACGACCGAGAGCACCGAACACGACTGGAGCATCCCCAAGAGCGCCGCCTCGCCCTCGCCGCCGAACCCGTAGCCCACGGAGACGGGCAGCGCGATGACGGGCGCGTCGACCATCCCGGCGACGACGGTGGGGAGCGCGCCCTCCCGCCCGGCGGCGACGACGAGCGCGTCGGCCGCGC contains the following coding sequences:
- a CDS encoding GIY-YIG nuclease family protein, which translates into the protein MHYVYVVECADGSYYTGYTTDVQRRVAEHDAGDGAKYTRGRTPVELVHSESYPSKSAAMRREYEIKQLSRRQKERLVDGD
- a CDS encoding NADPH-dependent FMN reductase, translating into MTRVVAVSGSRRDGSYTREALKYALNAAAETGVETDFIDLGAVDLPLYHPDKDEQGESADLMRRMREADGVLLGSPVYHGSYSSTFRSFHDYCSFDEYEDTVVGLLATAGGGSYGSTLEHMRSTVRGVHGYVVPNQVGIRKAYEKFEGRSEPATNGQPAYELVDEALEERIEKLGRTVAEHARQMSAGNSPFTSE